The following are from one region of the Nicotiana tabacum cultivar K326 chromosome 3, ASM71507v2, whole genome shotgun sequence genome:
- the LOC107828750 gene encoding uncharacterized protein LOC107828750 isoform X2 has translation MFWKLTSLSACSPVEAVLDKENFTLEELLDEEEIIQECKALNSRLINFLRDRAQVEQLLRYIVEEPSEDADNKRKFKFPFIASEIFTCEIDVILKTLVEEEELMNLLFSFLEPSRPHSALLAGYFSKVVICLMLRKTVPLMNYVQAHHDVFRQMVDLIGITSIMEVLVRLVGADDQIYPNTSDVMQWLTDSNLLEMIVDKLSPSSPPEVHANAAETLCAITRNTPSPLATKLSSPSFVSRIFCHALEDSQSKSALVHSLTVCISLLDSKRSIPSFMMYSFRSQHVYESPMHVSPDTIDAMLPKLGDLVKLLNVTSDEKILPTTYGELRPPLGKHRLKIVEFISVLLKAGNEAAEKELISSGTIERVLDLFFEYPYNNALHHHVESIIYSCLDSKNNIIVDHLFEECNLIGKILQTDKQATISSDEKQPTLPATAKQAPRVGNIGHITRISNKLVQLGKNDNHIQEHLEKNMEWSDWQITVLQERNTIENVYRWACGRPTALQDRMRDSDDEDVHDRDYDVAALANNLSQAFRYTIYDNDDAEEGHAAVDRDDEDVYFDDESAEVVISSLRLGGDQGSLFTNSNWFAFQDDRLGDAPLNTSPTEAMEEINLNGTSNDGNSNSDDEVVVGEEDELAESKNSTDATPTSTSNAVSGLDSVNGGNFSQQSEKAGVSDDMGFFRFETSDNDDPFGDRPMPEWAAWGDASDFQVGRSSVNPFEDPSNSSGHLANSGEATTPLVSSTSGGSGESLPNGVSTSPDSSKTSTGSDSSQKATAVPSLFEEDVEFVGVELEGTEKAMEHALKEGIVGEAAPLKRSTVPKNPEKESTDDGGAGIKEYNDANYWRVDQEVAVLE, from the exons ATGTTTTGGAAGCTCACATCTCTCTCCGCTTGTTCACCG GTTGAAGCAGTATTAGACAAGGAAAACTTCACATTGGAAGAGCTCCTCGATGAGGAAGAGATAATTCAAGAATGCAAAGCTTTAAACAGCCGCCTCATAAATTT tttgagaGATCGAGCCCAGGTTGAGCAGTTGCTGCGCTACATTGTTGAAGAGCCTTCTGAGGATGCCGATAACAAGCGGAAGTTTAA atttcctttcatTGCCAGTGAGATATTCACCTGTGAAATTGATGTCATCCTTAAGACTCTAGTGGAAGAAGAAGAG CTCATGAATTTACTCTTTTCCTTCTTGGAACCAAGTCGTCCACATAGTGCATTGCTTGCTGGGTATTTTAGTAAG GTTGTGATATGCCTCATGTTGCGGAAGACTGTTCCCCTCATGAATTATGTCCAG GCGCATCATGATGTTTTCCGCCAGATGGTCGATTTGATTGGTATAACATCCATAATGGAG GTTTTGGTGCGACTTGTAGGTGCCGATGATCAAATTTACCCCAACACATCGGATGTGATGCAATGGTTAACTGACAGCAATTTGTTAGAAATGATCGTGGATAAATTGAGCCCCTCT AGTCCTCCTGAAGTACATGCTAATGCAGCAGAGACTCTATGTGCAATTACCAGAAACACCCCATCACCTCTTGCCACTAAATTATCTAGCCCAAG CTTTGTTTCAAGGATATTTTGTCATGCCCTTGAAGATTCACAGTCAAAGTCTGCCCTTGTCCATTCTTTGACTGTCTGCATATCTCTGTTGGATTCAAAAAGATCAATCCCATCATTTATGATGTATTCCTTCCGGAGCCAGCATGTTTACGAGTCACCCATGCATGTCAGTCCTGACACTATTGACGCAATGTTGCCTAAACTTG GTGACTTGGTCAAGCTGTTGAATGTGACCTCTGATGAGAAGATTCTGCCTACGACATATGGTGAACTCAGACCACCTCTAGGGAAGCATCGCTTAAAG ATTGTGGAATTCATTTCTGTGCTACTGAAAGCTGGCAATGAAGCTGCAGAGAAAGAGTTGATCAGCTCTGGGACGATTGAGAGAGTCCTGGATCtcttttttga GTACCCTTATAACAATGCATTACATCATCATGTGGAGAGTATAATATACTCATGCTTGGACAGCAAAAACAATATCATTGTCGACCATCTTTTTGAAGAGTGTAATTTGATTGGGAAGATACTTCAAACGGATAAGCAGGCCACAATTTCTAGTGATGAAAAACAG CCAACTTTACCTGCTACTGCGAAGCAAGCACCCCGAGTGGGTAACATAGGACATATAACACGGATTTCTAACAAACTTGTTCAGTTGGGAAAGAATGACAACCACATCCAAGAACATCTTGAG AAAAATATGGAATGGAGTGATTGGCAAATTACTGTTTTACAGGAGCGTAATACGATCGAAAATGTCTACCGATGGGCTTGTGG CCGGCCAACTGCATTGCAAGACCGGATGAGGGACAGTGATGATGAAGATGTGCATGATAGAGATTATGATGTAGCAGCTTTAGCCAATAATCTTAGCCAAGCATTTCGCTACACCATATATGACAATGATGATGCTGAAGAG GGTCATGCAGCTGTTGATCGAGATGATGAG GATGTTTACTTTGACGATGAATCTGCTGAAGTTGTGATATCATCCCTCCGATTGGGAGGTGACCAGGGGAG TTTATTCACAAACTCAAACTGGTTTGCTTTTCAAGATGATAGACTTGGCGATGCACCTCTGAACACCTCACCTACAGAGGCAATGGAAGAGATCAACCTTAATGGAACATCAAATGATGGGAATAGCAATAGTGATGACGAGGTAGTAGTAGGAGAGGAGGACGAATTGGCTGAGAGCAAAAATTCTACAGATGCAACacccacttctacttcaaatgctGTTAGTGGATTGGATTCTGTCAATGGTGGTAACTTCAGTCAACAAAGCGAGAAAGCAGGTGTGTCAGATGACATGGGTTTCTTCCGCTTTGAGACGTCAGACAATGATGACCCCTTTGGAGACAGGCCTATGCCTGAATGGGCAGCATGGGGGGATGCGTCAGATTTTCAGGTTGGTAGATCCTCTGTGAACCCATTTGAAGATCCTAGTAACTCTAGTGGCCATCTGGCCAATTCAGGGGAGGCAACAACTCCGTTGGTAAGTTCCACTTCTGGTGGTAGTGGAGAATCTCTTCCAAATGGTGTCTCAACATCTCCAGATTCTAGCAAAACTTCAACTGGATCTGATTCTAGTCAGAAAGCAACTGCTGTTCCTTCTTTGTTTGAAGAGGATGTTGAATTTGTTGGGGTAGAATTAGAGGGTACTGAAAAGGCAATGGAACATGCTCTTAAGGAGGGGATTGTTGGGGAGGCTGCTCCTTTGAAAAGGAGCACTGTTCCTAAGAATCCTGAAAAGGAGAGTACAGATGATGGTGGGGCAGGAATAAAGGAATACAATGATGCAAACTACTGGAGGGTTGACCAAGAAGTTGCAGTACTGGAGTAA
- the LOC107828750 gene encoding uncharacterized protein LOC107828750 isoform X1, with amino-acid sequence MFWKLTSLSACSPVEAVLDKENFTLEELLDEEEIIQECKALNSRLINFLRDRAQVEQLLRYIVEEPSEDADNKRKFKFPFIASEIFTCEIDVILKTLVEEEELMNLLFSFLEPSRPHSALLAGYFSKVVICLMLRKTVPLMNYVQAHHDVFRQMVDLIGITSIMEVLVRLVGADDQIYPNTSDVMQWLTDSNLLEMIVDKLSPSSPPEVHANAAETLCAITRNTPSPLATKLSSPSFVSRIFCHALEDSQSKSALVHSLTVCISLLDSKRSIPSFMMYSFRSQHVYESPMHVSPDTIDAMLPKLGDLVKLLNVTSDEKILPTTYGELRPPLGKHRLKIVEFISVLLKAGNEAAEKELISSGTIERVLDLFFEYPYNNALHHHVESIIYSCLDSKNNIIVDHLFEECNLIGKILQTDKQATISSDEKQPTLPATAKQAPRVGNIGHITRISNKLVQLGKNDNHIQEHLEKNMEWSDWQITVLQERNTIENVYRWACGRPTALQDRMRDSDDEDVHDRDYDVAALANNLSQAFRYTIYDNDDAEEGHAAVDRDDEDVYFDDESAEVVISSLRLGGDQGSSLFTNSNWFAFQDDRLGDAPLNTSPTEAMEEINLNGTSNDGNSNSDDEVVVGEEDELAESKNSTDATPTSTSNAVSGLDSVNGGNFSQQSEKAGVSDDMGFFRFETSDNDDPFGDRPMPEWAAWGDASDFQVGRSSVNPFEDPSNSSGHLANSGEATTPLVSSTSGGSGESLPNGVSTSPDSSKTSTGSDSSQKATAVPSLFEEDVEFVGVELEGTEKAMEHALKEGIVGEAAPLKRSTVPKNPEKESTDDGGAGIKEYNDANYWRVDQEVAVLE; translated from the exons ATGTTTTGGAAGCTCACATCTCTCTCCGCTTGTTCACCG GTTGAAGCAGTATTAGACAAGGAAAACTTCACATTGGAAGAGCTCCTCGATGAGGAAGAGATAATTCAAGAATGCAAAGCTTTAAACAGCCGCCTCATAAATTT tttgagaGATCGAGCCCAGGTTGAGCAGTTGCTGCGCTACATTGTTGAAGAGCCTTCTGAGGATGCCGATAACAAGCGGAAGTTTAA atttcctttcatTGCCAGTGAGATATTCACCTGTGAAATTGATGTCATCCTTAAGACTCTAGTGGAAGAAGAAGAG CTCATGAATTTACTCTTTTCCTTCTTGGAACCAAGTCGTCCACATAGTGCATTGCTTGCTGGGTATTTTAGTAAG GTTGTGATATGCCTCATGTTGCGGAAGACTGTTCCCCTCATGAATTATGTCCAG GCGCATCATGATGTTTTCCGCCAGATGGTCGATTTGATTGGTATAACATCCATAATGGAG GTTTTGGTGCGACTTGTAGGTGCCGATGATCAAATTTACCCCAACACATCGGATGTGATGCAATGGTTAACTGACAGCAATTTGTTAGAAATGATCGTGGATAAATTGAGCCCCTCT AGTCCTCCTGAAGTACATGCTAATGCAGCAGAGACTCTATGTGCAATTACCAGAAACACCCCATCACCTCTTGCCACTAAATTATCTAGCCCAAG CTTTGTTTCAAGGATATTTTGTCATGCCCTTGAAGATTCACAGTCAAAGTCTGCCCTTGTCCATTCTTTGACTGTCTGCATATCTCTGTTGGATTCAAAAAGATCAATCCCATCATTTATGATGTATTCCTTCCGGAGCCAGCATGTTTACGAGTCACCCATGCATGTCAGTCCTGACACTATTGACGCAATGTTGCCTAAACTTG GTGACTTGGTCAAGCTGTTGAATGTGACCTCTGATGAGAAGATTCTGCCTACGACATATGGTGAACTCAGACCACCTCTAGGGAAGCATCGCTTAAAG ATTGTGGAATTCATTTCTGTGCTACTGAAAGCTGGCAATGAAGCTGCAGAGAAAGAGTTGATCAGCTCTGGGACGATTGAGAGAGTCCTGGATCtcttttttga GTACCCTTATAACAATGCATTACATCATCATGTGGAGAGTATAATATACTCATGCTTGGACAGCAAAAACAATATCATTGTCGACCATCTTTTTGAAGAGTGTAATTTGATTGGGAAGATACTTCAAACGGATAAGCAGGCCACAATTTCTAGTGATGAAAAACAG CCAACTTTACCTGCTACTGCGAAGCAAGCACCCCGAGTGGGTAACATAGGACATATAACACGGATTTCTAACAAACTTGTTCAGTTGGGAAAGAATGACAACCACATCCAAGAACATCTTGAG AAAAATATGGAATGGAGTGATTGGCAAATTACTGTTTTACAGGAGCGTAATACGATCGAAAATGTCTACCGATGGGCTTGTGG CCGGCCAACTGCATTGCAAGACCGGATGAGGGACAGTGATGATGAAGATGTGCATGATAGAGATTATGATGTAGCAGCTTTAGCCAATAATCTTAGCCAAGCATTTCGCTACACCATATATGACAATGATGATGCTGAAGAG GGTCATGCAGCTGTTGATCGAGATGATGAG GATGTTTACTTTGACGATGAATCTGCTGAAGTTGTGATATCATCCCTCCGATTGGGAGGTGACCAGGGGAG CAGTTTATTCACAAACTCAAACTGGTTTGCTTTTCAAGATGATAGACTTGGCGATGCACCTCTGAACACCTCACCTACAGAGGCAATGGAAGAGATCAACCTTAATGGAACATCAAATGATGGGAATAGCAATAGTGATGACGAGGTAGTAGTAGGAGAGGAGGACGAATTGGCTGAGAGCAAAAATTCTACAGATGCAACacccacttctacttcaaatgctGTTAGTGGATTGGATTCTGTCAATGGTGGTAACTTCAGTCAACAAAGCGAGAAAGCAGGTGTGTCAGATGACATGGGTTTCTTCCGCTTTGAGACGTCAGACAATGATGACCCCTTTGGAGACAGGCCTATGCCTGAATGGGCAGCATGGGGGGATGCGTCAGATTTTCAGGTTGGTAGATCCTCTGTGAACCCATTTGAAGATCCTAGTAACTCTAGTGGCCATCTGGCCAATTCAGGGGAGGCAACAACTCCGTTGGTAAGTTCCACTTCTGGTGGTAGTGGAGAATCTCTTCCAAATGGTGTCTCAACATCTCCAGATTCTAGCAAAACTTCAACTGGATCTGATTCTAGTCAGAAAGCAACTGCTGTTCCTTCTTTGTTTGAAGAGGATGTTGAATTTGTTGGGGTAGAATTAGAGGGTACTGAAAAGGCAATGGAACATGCTCTTAAGGAGGGGATTGTTGGGGAGGCTGCTCCTTTGAAAAGGAGCACTGTTCCTAAGAATCCTGAAAAGGAGAGTACAGATGATGGTGGGGCAGGAATAAAGGAATACAATGATGCAAACTACTGGAGGGTTGACCAAGAAGTTGCAGTACTGGAGTAA
- the LOC107828750 gene encoding uncharacterized protein LOC107828750 isoform X4 — MFWKLTSLSACSPVEAVLDKENFTLEELLDEEEIIQECKALNSRLINFLRDRAQVEQLLRYIVEEPSEDADNKRKFKFPFIASEIFTCEIDVILKTLVEEEELMNLLFSFLEPSRPHSALLAGYFSKVVICLMLRKTVPLMNYVQAHHDVFRQMVDLIGITSIMEVLVRLVGADDQIYPNTSDVMQWLTDSNLLEMIVDKLSPSSPPEVHANAAETLCAITRNTPSPLATKLSSPSFVSRIFCHALEDSQSKSALVHSLTVCISLLDSKRSIPSFMMYSFRSQHVYESPMHVSPDTIDAMLPKLGDLVKLLNVTSDEKILPTTYGELRPPLGKHRLKIVEFISVLLKAGNEAAEKELISSGTIERVLDLFFEYPYNNALHHHVESIIYSCLDSKNNIIVDHLFEECNLIGKILQTDKQATISSDEKQPTLPATAKQAPRVGNIGHITRISNKLVQLGKNDNHIQEHLEKNMEWSDWQITVLQERNTIENVYRWACGRPTALQDRMRDSDDEDVHDRDYDVAALANNLSQAFRYTIYDNDDAEEGHAAVDRDDEDVYFDDESAEVVISSLRLGGDQGR, encoded by the exons ATGTTTTGGAAGCTCACATCTCTCTCCGCTTGTTCACCG GTTGAAGCAGTATTAGACAAGGAAAACTTCACATTGGAAGAGCTCCTCGATGAGGAAGAGATAATTCAAGAATGCAAAGCTTTAAACAGCCGCCTCATAAATTT tttgagaGATCGAGCCCAGGTTGAGCAGTTGCTGCGCTACATTGTTGAAGAGCCTTCTGAGGATGCCGATAACAAGCGGAAGTTTAA atttcctttcatTGCCAGTGAGATATTCACCTGTGAAATTGATGTCATCCTTAAGACTCTAGTGGAAGAAGAAGAG CTCATGAATTTACTCTTTTCCTTCTTGGAACCAAGTCGTCCACATAGTGCATTGCTTGCTGGGTATTTTAGTAAG GTTGTGATATGCCTCATGTTGCGGAAGACTGTTCCCCTCATGAATTATGTCCAG GCGCATCATGATGTTTTCCGCCAGATGGTCGATTTGATTGGTATAACATCCATAATGGAG GTTTTGGTGCGACTTGTAGGTGCCGATGATCAAATTTACCCCAACACATCGGATGTGATGCAATGGTTAACTGACAGCAATTTGTTAGAAATGATCGTGGATAAATTGAGCCCCTCT AGTCCTCCTGAAGTACATGCTAATGCAGCAGAGACTCTATGTGCAATTACCAGAAACACCCCATCACCTCTTGCCACTAAATTATCTAGCCCAAG CTTTGTTTCAAGGATATTTTGTCATGCCCTTGAAGATTCACAGTCAAAGTCTGCCCTTGTCCATTCTTTGACTGTCTGCATATCTCTGTTGGATTCAAAAAGATCAATCCCATCATTTATGATGTATTCCTTCCGGAGCCAGCATGTTTACGAGTCACCCATGCATGTCAGTCCTGACACTATTGACGCAATGTTGCCTAAACTTG GTGACTTGGTCAAGCTGTTGAATGTGACCTCTGATGAGAAGATTCTGCCTACGACATATGGTGAACTCAGACCACCTCTAGGGAAGCATCGCTTAAAG ATTGTGGAATTCATTTCTGTGCTACTGAAAGCTGGCAATGAAGCTGCAGAGAAAGAGTTGATCAGCTCTGGGACGATTGAGAGAGTCCTGGATCtcttttttga GTACCCTTATAACAATGCATTACATCATCATGTGGAGAGTATAATATACTCATGCTTGGACAGCAAAAACAATATCATTGTCGACCATCTTTTTGAAGAGTGTAATTTGATTGGGAAGATACTTCAAACGGATAAGCAGGCCACAATTTCTAGTGATGAAAAACAG CCAACTTTACCTGCTACTGCGAAGCAAGCACCCCGAGTGGGTAACATAGGACATATAACACGGATTTCTAACAAACTTGTTCAGTTGGGAAAGAATGACAACCACATCCAAGAACATCTTGAG AAAAATATGGAATGGAGTGATTGGCAAATTACTGTTTTACAGGAGCGTAATACGATCGAAAATGTCTACCGATGGGCTTGTGG CCGGCCAACTGCATTGCAAGACCGGATGAGGGACAGTGATGATGAAGATGTGCATGATAGAGATTATGATGTAGCAGCTTTAGCCAATAATCTTAGCCAAGCATTTCGCTACACCATATATGACAATGATGATGCTGAAGAG GGTCATGCAGCTGTTGATCGAGATGATGAG GATGTTTACTTTGACGATGAATCTGCTGAAGTTGTGATATCATCCCTCCGATTGGGAGGTGACCAGGGGAG ATGA
- the LOC107828750 gene encoding uncharacterized protein LOC107828750 isoform X3, with the protein MVDLIGITSIMEVLVRLVGADDQIYPNTSDVMQWLTDSNLLEMIVDKLSPSSPPEVHANAAETLCAITRNTPSPLATKLSSPSFVSRIFCHALEDSQSKSALVHSLTVCISLLDSKRSIPSFMMYSFRSQHVYESPMHVSPDTIDAMLPKLGDLVKLLNVTSDEKILPTTYGELRPPLGKHRLKIVEFISVLLKAGNEAAEKELISSGTIERVLDLFFEYPYNNALHHHVESIIYSCLDSKNNIIVDHLFEECNLIGKILQTDKQATISSDEKQPTLPATAKQAPRVGNIGHITRISNKLVQLGKNDNHIQEHLEKNMEWSDWQITVLQERNTIENVYRWACGRPTALQDRMRDSDDEDVHDRDYDVAALANNLSQAFRYTIYDNDDAEEGHAAVDRDDEDVYFDDESAEVVISSLRLGGDQGSSLFTNSNWFAFQDDRLGDAPLNTSPTEAMEEINLNGTSNDGNSNSDDEVVVGEEDELAESKNSTDATPTSTSNAVSGLDSVNGGNFSQQSEKAGVSDDMGFFRFETSDNDDPFGDRPMPEWAAWGDASDFQVGRSSVNPFEDPSNSSGHLANSGEATTPLVSSTSGGSGESLPNGVSTSPDSSKTSTGSDSSQKATAVPSLFEEDVEFVGVELEGTEKAMEHALKEGIVGEAAPLKRSTVPKNPEKESTDDGGAGIKEYNDANYWRVDQEVAVLE; encoded by the exons ATGGTCGATTTGATTGGTATAACATCCATAATGGAG GTTTTGGTGCGACTTGTAGGTGCCGATGATCAAATTTACCCCAACACATCGGATGTGATGCAATGGTTAACTGACAGCAATTTGTTAGAAATGATCGTGGATAAATTGAGCCCCTCT AGTCCTCCTGAAGTACATGCTAATGCAGCAGAGACTCTATGTGCAATTACCAGAAACACCCCATCACCTCTTGCCACTAAATTATCTAGCCCAAG CTTTGTTTCAAGGATATTTTGTCATGCCCTTGAAGATTCACAGTCAAAGTCTGCCCTTGTCCATTCTTTGACTGTCTGCATATCTCTGTTGGATTCAAAAAGATCAATCCCATCATTTATGATGTATTCCTTCCGGAGCCAGCATGTTTACGAGTCACCCATGCATGTCAGTCCTGACACTATTGACGCAATGTTGCCTAAACTTG GTGACTTGGTCAAGCTGTTGAATGTGACCTCTGATGAGAAGATTCTGCCTACGACATATGGTGAACTCAGACCACCTCTAGGGAAGCATCGCTTAAAG ATTGTGGAATTCATTTCTGTGCTACTGAAAGCTGGCAATGAAGCTGCAGAGAAAGAGTTGATCAGCTCTGGGACGATTGAGAGAGTCCTGGATCtcttttttga GTACCCTTATAACAATGCATTACATCATCATGTGGAGAGTATAATATACTCATGCTTGGACAGCAAAAACAATATCATTGTCGACCATCTTTTTGAAGAGTGTAATTTGATTGGGAAGATACTTCAAACGGATAAGCAGGCCACAATTTCTAGTGATGAAAAACAG CCAACTTTACCTGCTACTGCGAAGCAAGCACCCCGAGTGGGTAACATAGGACATATAACACGGATTTCTAACAAACTTGTTCAGTTGGGAAAGAATGACAACCACATCCAAGAACATCTTGAG AAAAATATGGAATGGAGTGATTGGCAAATTACTGTTTTACAGGAGCGTAATACGATCGAAAATGTCTACCGATGGGCTTGTGG CCGGCCAACTGCATTGCAAGACCGGATGAGGGACAGTGATGATGAAGATGTGCATGATAGAGATTATGATGTAGCAGCTTTAGCCAATAATCTTAGCCAAGCATTTCGCTACACCATATATGACAATGATGATGCTGAAGAG GGTCATGCAGCTGTTGATCGAGATGATGAG GATGTTTACTTTGACGATGAATCTGCTGAAGTTGTGATATCATCCCTCCGATTGGGAGGTGACCAGGGGAG CAGTTTATTCACAAACTCAAACTGGTTTGCTTTTCAAGATGATAGACTTGGCGATGCACCTCTGAACACCTCACCTACAGAGGCAATGGAAGAGATCAACCTTAATGGAACATCAAATGATGGGAATAGCAATAGTGATGACGAGGTAGTAGTAGGAGAGGAGGACGAATTGGCTGAGAGCAAAAATTCTACAGATGCAACacccacttctacttcaaatgctGTTAGTGGATTGGATTCTGTCAATGGTGGTAACTTCAGTCAACAAAGCGAGAAAGCAGGTGTGTCAGATGACATGGGTTTCTTCCGCTTTGAGACGTCAGACAATGATGACCCCTTTGGAGACAGGCCTATGCCTGAATGGGCAGCATGGGGGGATGCGTCAGATTTTCAGGTTGGTAGATCCTCTGTGAACCCATTTGAAGATCCTAGTAACTCTAGTGGCCATCTGGCCAATTCAGGGGAGGCAACAACTCCGTTGGTAAGTTCCACTTCTGGTGGTAGTGGAGAATCTCTTCCAAATGGTGTCTCAACATCTCCAGATTCTAGCAAAACTTCAACTGGATCTGATTCTAGTCAGAAAGCAACTGCTGTTCCTTCTTTGTTTGAAGAGGATGTTGAATTTGTTGGGGTAGAATTAGAGGGTACTGAAAAGGCAATGGAACATGCTCTTAAGGAGGGGATTGTTGGGGAGGCTGCTCCTTTGAAAAGGAGCACTGTTCCTAAGAATCCTGAAAAGGAGAGTACAGATGATGGTGGGGCAGGAATAAAGGAATACAATGATGCAAACTACTGGAGGGTTGACCAAGAAGTTGCAGTACTGGAGTAA